In the genome of Megalops cyprinoides isolate fMegCyp1 chromosome 7, fMegCyp1.pri, whole genome shotgun sequence, one region contains:
- the LOC118780715 gene encoding calsyntenin-1-like isoform X4, with the protein MYFRRHKLPASIVGLVLGLLCAVEAAKVNKHKPWIETTYHGIVTENDDKVLLDPPLIALDKDAPLRYAGEICGFRIHGQNVPFEAVVLDKSTGEGVIRAKDKLDCELQKEHTFTIQAYDCGEGPDGANMKKSHKATVHIQVNDINEYSPVFKEKSYKATIIEGKTYDSILKVDAVDADCSFQFSQICSYEIVTPDVPFTIDKDGYIKNTEKLNYSKERMYKLTVTAYDCGKNRASEDVLVKISIKPTCKPGWQGWSKRMEYEPGTGSLALFPSMHLETCEEPITSIQASIELETSHIGKGCDRDTYSEKSLHRLCGASAGTVELLPAPSSSSNWTVGLPTDNGHDSDQVFEFNGTQAIKVPEGLVKTSLSEPFTISVWMRHGPGAREKETVLCNSDKTEMNRHHYSLYVHNCRLVFLLRQDPAESENYKPAEFHWKLDQVCDKEWHHYVLNVEFPTVALYVDGATFEPFLVTEDYPLHASKIETQLTVGACWQGGSARMSQFFRGNLAGLMIRSGKLESKKVIDCLYTCKEGLDVQLPEEVATAVKVQFNPNQSSLTLEGDDIESFDKVMQHISYLNSRQFPTPGIRHLRVSTTVKCFNEETCISVPDAEGYVMVLQPEEPKISLSGIDHFARGAPEFESPEGVTLFPELRIVSTITREVEAEAEAEGEDDPTVQESVVSEEIVHNLDTCEVTVVGDDLDGEHESIEVDLAQVQQHGLEMSSSNVGVILTGVNTMASYEEVLHLIRYRNWHTEALFDRKFKLVCSELNGRYISNDFKVEVNVIHTASPIEHANNVMMQPQFINPMQHASVDLSGHNLVNAHQASVVPSAATIVIVVCVSFLVFMIILGVFRIRAAHQRSMRDQENGKENEMDWDDSALTITVNPMETYEDQHSSEDEEEEEEESEDGEEEDDITSAESESSEDEGAGEPEDQQGTSRQQQLEWDDSTLTY; encoded by the exons TCAATAAGCATAAACCCTGGATTGAGACTACGTATCATGGCATTGTAACAGAAAATGATGACAAAGTCCTCCTGGACCCTCCCTTGATAGCCCTGGATAAAGACGCCCCTCTGCGCTATGCGG GTGAGATATGCGGCTTCAGGATTCACGGGCAGAACGTCCCGTTTGAGGCGGTGGTGCTGGACAAGTCCACCGGCGAGGGGGTCATCCGGGCCAAGGACAAGCTGGACTGCGAGCTGCAGAAGGAGCACACCTTCACCATCCAGGCCTACGACTGTGGGGAGGGCCCCGACGGAGCCAACATGAAGAAGTCCCACAA GGCCACCGTCCACATCCAGGTGAATGACATCAACGAGTACTCGCCGGTGTTCAAGGAGAAGTCATACAAGGCCACCATCATCGAGGGAAAGACCTACGACAGCATCCTGAAGGTGGATGCGGTGGATGCGGACTGCTCCTTCCAGTTCAGCCAGATCTGCAGCTATGAAATCGTCACCCCCGACGTCCCCTTCACCATCGACAAGGATG GCTACataaagaacacagaaaaactgaacTACAGCAAAGAGCGAATGTACAAGCTGACGGTGACGGCCTACGACTGTGGAAAGAACCGCGCCTCCGAGGACGTCCTCGTCAAGATCAGCATCAAACCTACCTGCAAACCTGGCTGGCAAG ggtggagcAAGAGAATGGAGTATGAGCCTGGCACTGGAAGCCTGGCcctgtttcccagcatgcacttggAGACCTGCGAGGAGCCAATCACCTCCATCCAGGCCAGCATTGAGCTGGAGACCAGTCACATTGGAAAGGGCTGTGACAGAGACACATACTCGGAGAAATCACTACACAGGCTGTGTG GTGCCAGCGCAGGGACAGTGGAGCTGCTGCCTGCCCCCAGCAGCTCCTCCAACTGGACGGTGGGTCTGCCCACGGACAACGGCCACGACAGCGACCAGGTGTTCGAGTTCAACGGCACGCAGGCTATCAAGGTCCCCGAGGGCCTGGTGAAGACCAGCTTGAGCGAGCCCTTCACCATCTCTGTGTGGATGCGGCACGGCCCTGGGGCCAGGGAGAAGGAGACCGTCCTCTGCAACTCTGACAAGACAG AGATGAACCGCCACCATTACTCCCTCTATGTGCACAACTGCCGCCTGGTGTTCCTCCTGCGGCAGGACCCCGCCGAGTCGGAGAACTACAAGCCGGCCGAGTTCCACTGGAAGCTGGACCAG GTGTGTGACAAAGAGTGGCACCACTATGTGCTGAACGTTGAGTTCCCCACTGTGGCCCTGTACGTGGATGGTGCGACCTTTGAACCCTTCCTGGTGACCGAGGACTACCCTCTGCACGCTTCCAAAATCGAAACCCAGCTCACAGTCGGAGCCTGCTGGCAAG GGGGCAGCGCGCGCATGTCACAGTTCTTCCGGGGAAACCTGGCCGGGCTCATGATCCGGTCCGGGAAGCTGGAGAGCAAGAAGGTGATCGACTGCCTGTACACCTGCAAGGAGGGGCTGGATGTGCAGCTGCCTGAGGAAGTGGCCACCGCCGTcaag GTGCAGTTTAATCCCAACCAGTCCTCTCTGACCCTGGAGGGGGATGACATTGAGAGCTTCGACAAGGTCATGCAGCACATCTCCTACCTCAACTCACGGCAGTTTCCCACGCCAGGCATCCGACACCTCAGAGTCTCCACCACCGTCAA GTGCTTTAATGAGGAGACGTGCATCTCGGTGCCGGATGCGGAGGGGTATGTGATGGTGCTGCAGCCCGAGGAGCCCAAGATCAGCCTGAGCGGCATCGACCACTTCGCCCGCGGCGCCCCCGAGTTCGAGAGCCCCGAGGGCGTGACCCTCTTCCCCGAGCTCCGCATCGTCAGCACCATCACCCGCGAGGTGGAGGCCGAGGCcgaggctgagggagaggacgACCCCACAG TGCAAGAGTCGGTGGTGTCAGAGGAGATCGTGCACAACCTGGACACGTGCGAGGTGACGGTGGTCGGGGACGATCTGGACGGCGAGCACGAGAGCATAGAGGTGGACCTGGCCCAGGTGCAGCAACACGGCCTGGAGATGAGCTCCTCCAACGTGGGCGTGATCCTCACAG gtGTTAACACCATGGCCAGCTACGAGGAAGTGCTGCACCTGATCCGCTATAGGAACTGGCACACAGAGGCCCTCTTTGACAGGAAGTTCAAGCTGGTCTGCTCCGAGCTCAACGGCCGCTACATCAGCAATGACTTCAAGGTTGAG GTGAATGTGATCCACACAGCCAGCCCCATTGAGCACGCCAACAACGTCATGATGCAGCCACAGTTCATCAACCCCATGCAGCACGCCTCTGTGGACCTGTCTGGACACAACCTGGTCAACGCTCACCAGGCCTCAG TGGTCCCTAGCGCCGCCACCATCGTCATCGTGGTGTGCGTCAGCTTCCTGGTGTTCATGATCATCCTGGGAGTGTTCCGCATCCGCGCCGCCCACCAGCGATCCATGAGGGACCAGGAGAACGGCAAGGAGAACGAGATGGACTGGGACGACTCCGCCCTGACCATCACGGTCAACCCCATGGAG ACGTACGAAGATCAACACAGcagtgaggatgaggaggaagaagaggaggagagtgaggacggggaggaagaggatgacATCACCAGCGCGGAGTCGGAGAGCAGCGAGGACGAGGGCGCCGGCGAGCCCGAGGACCAGCAGGGGACcagcaggcagcagcagctggagtgGGACGACTCCACACTCACCTACTGA
- the LOC118780715 gene encoding calsyntenin-1-like isoform X2 has product MYFRRHKLPASIVGLVLGLLCAVEAAKVNKHKPWIETTYHGIVTENDDKVLLDPPLIALDKDAPLRYAGEICGFRIHGQNVPFEAVVLDKSTGEGVIRAKDKLDCELQKEHTFTIQAYDCGEGPDGANMKKSHKATVHIQVNDINEYSPVFKEKSYKATIIEGKTYDSILKVDAVDADCSFQFSQICSYEIVTPDVPFTIDKDGYIKNTEKLNYSKERMYKLTVTAYDCGKNRASEDVLVKISIKPTCKPGWQGWSKRMEYEPGTGSLALFPSMHLETCEEPITSIQASIELETSHIGKGCDRDTYSEKSLHRLCGASAGTVELLPAPSSSSNWTVGLPTDNGHDSDQVFEFNGTQAIKVPEGLVKTSLSEPFTISVWMRHGPGAREKETVLCNSDKTEMNRHHYSLYVHNCRLVFLLRQDPAESENYKPAEFHWKLDQVCDKEWHHYVLNVEFPTVALYVDGATFEPFLVTEDYPLHASKIETQLTVGACWQDNSGHDNDNETVSESLTGGSARMSQFFRGNLAGLMIRSGKLESKKVIDCLYTCKEGLDVQLPEEVATAVKVQFNPNQSSLTLEGDDIESFDKVMQHISYLNSRQFPTPGIRHLRVSTTVKCFNEETCISVPDAEGYVMVLQPEEPKISLSGIDHFARGAPEFESPEGVTLFPELRIVSTITREVEAEAEAEGEDDPTVQESVVSEEIVHNLDTCEVTVVGDDLDGEHESIEVDLAQVQQHGLEMSSSNVGVILTGVNTMASYEEVLHLIRYRNWHTEALFDRKFKLVCSELNGRYISNDFKVEVNVIHTASPIEHANNVMMQPQFINPMQHASVDLSGHNLVNAHQASVVPSAATIVIVVCVSFLVFMIILGVFRIRAAHQRSMRDQENGKENEMDWDDSALTITVNPMETYEDQHSSEDEEEEEEESEDGEEEDDITSAESESSEDEGAGEPEDQQGTSRQQQLEWDDSTLTY; this is encoded by the exons TCAATAAGCATAAACCCTGGATTGAGACTACGTATCATGGCATTGTAACAGAAAATGATGACAAAGTCCTCCTGGACCCTCCCTTGATAGCCCTGGATAAAGACGCCCCTCTGCGCTATGCGG GTGAGATATGCGGCTTCAGGATTCACGGGCAGAACGTCCCGTTTGAGGCGGTGGTGCTGGACAAGTCCACCGGCGAGGGGGTCATCCGGGCCAAGGACAAGCTGGACTGCGAGCTGCAGAAGGAGCACACCTTCACCATCCAGGCCTACGACTGTGGGGAGGGCCCCGACGGAGCCAACATGAAGAAGTCCCACAA GGCCACCGTCCACATCCAGGTGAATGACATCAACGAGTACTCGCCGGTGTTCAAGGAGAAGTCATACAAGGCCACCATCATCGAGGGAAAGACCTACGACAGCATCCTGAAGGTGGATGCGGTGGATGCGGACTGCTCCTTCCAGTTCAGCCAGATCTGCAGCTATGAAATCGTCACCCCCGACGTCCCCTTCACCATCGACAAGGATG GCTACataaagaacacagaaaaactgaacTACAGCAAAGAGCGAATGTACAAGCTGACGGTGACGGCCTACGACTGTGGAAAGAACCGCGCCTCCGAGGACGTCCTCGTCAAGATCAGCATCAAACCTACCTGCAAACCTGGCTGGCAAG ggtggagcAAGAGAATGGAGTATGAGCCTGGCACTGGAAGCCTGGCcctgtttcccagcatgcacttggAGACCTGCGAGGAGCCAATCACCTCCATCCAGGCCAGCATTGAGCTGGAGACCAGTCACATTGGAAAGGGCTGTGACAGAGACACATACTCGGAGAAATCACTACACAGGCTGTGTG GTGCCAGCGCAGGGACAGTGGAGCTGCTGCCTGCCCCCAGCAGCTCCTCCAACTGGACGGTGGGTCTGCCCACGGACAACGGCCACGACAGCGACCAGGTGTTCGAGTTCAACGGCACGCAGGCTATCAAGGTCCCCGAGGGCCTGGTGAAGACCAGCTTGAGCGAGCCCTTCACCATCTCTGTGTGGATGCGGCACGGCCCTGGGGCCAGGGAGAAGGAGACCGTCCTCTGCAACTCTGACAAGACAG AGATGAACCGCCACCATTACTCCCTCTATGTGCACAACTGCCGCCTGGTGTTCCTCCTGCGGCAGGACCCCGCCGAGTCGGAGAACTACAAGCCGGCCGAGTTCCACTGGAAGCTGGACCAG GTGTGTGACAAAGAGTGGCACCACTATGTGCTGAACGTTGAGTTCCCCACTGTGGCCCTGTACGTGGATGGTGCGACCTTTGAACCCTTCCTGGTGACCGAGGACTACCCTCTGCACGCTTCCAAAATCGAAACCCAGCTCACAGTCGGAGCCTGCTGGCAAG ACAATTCAGgacatgacaatgacaatgagaCAGTCTCTGAATCCTTGACAG GGGGCAGCGCGCGCATGTCACAGTTCTTCCGGGGAAACCTGGCCGGGCTCATGATCCGGTCCGGGAAGCTGGAGAGCAAGAAGGTGATCGACTGCCTGTACACCTGCAAGGAGGGGCTGGATGTGCAGCTGCCTGAGGAAGTGGCCACCGCCGTcaag GTGCAGTTTAATCCCAACCAGTCCTCTCTGACCCTGGAGGGGGATGACATTGAGAGCTTCGACAAGGTCATGCAGCACATCTCCTACCTCAACTCACGGCAGTTTCCCACGCCAGGCATCCGACACCTCAGAGTCTCCACCACCGTCAA GTGCTTTAATGAGGAGACGTGCATCTCGGTGCCGGATGCGGAGGGGTATGTGATGGTGCTGCAGCCCGAGGAGCCCAAGATCAGCCTGAGCGGCATCGACCACTTCGCCCGCGGCGCCCCCGAGTTCGAGAGCCCCGAGGGCGTGACCCTCTTCCCCGAGCTCCGCATCGTCAGCACCATCACCCGCGAGGTGGAGGCCGAGGCcgaggctgagggagaggacgACCCCACAG TGCAAGAGTCGGTGGTGTCAGAGGAGATCGTGCACAACCTGGACACGTGCGAGGTGACGGTGGTCGGGGACGATCTGGACGGCGAGCACGAGAGCATAGAGGTGGACCTGGCCCAGGTGCAGCAACACGGCCTGGAGATGAGCTCCTCCAACGTGGGCGTGATCCTCACAG gtGTTAACACCATGGCCAGCTACGAGGAAGTGCTGCACCTGATCCGCTATAGGAACTGGCACACAGAGGCCCTCTTTGACAGGAAGTTCAAGCTGGTCTGCTCCGAGCTCAACGGCCGCTACATCAGCAATGACTTCAAGGTTGAG GTGAATGTGATCCACACAGCCAGCCCCATTGAGCACGCCAACAACGTCATGATGCAGCCACAGTTCATCAACCCCATGCAGCACGCCTCTGTGGACCTGTCTGGACACAACCTGGTCAACGCTCACCAGGCCTCAG TGGTCCCTAGCGCCGCCACCATCGTCATCGTGGTGTGCGTCAGCTTCCTGGTGTTCATGATCATCCTGGGAGTGTTCCGCATCCGCGCCGCCCACCAGCGATCCATGAGGGACCAGGAGAACGGCAAGGAGAACGAGATGGACTGGGACGACTCCGCCCTGACCATCACGGTCAACCCCATGGAG ACGTACGAAGATCAACACAGcagtgaggatgaggaggaagaagaggaggagagtgaggacggggaggaagaggatgacATCACCAGCGCGGAGTCGGAGAGCAGCGAGGACGAGGGCGCCGGCGAGCCCGAGGACCAGCAGGGGACcagcaggcagcagcagctggagtgGGACGACTCCACACTCACCTACTGA
- the LOC118780715 gene encoding calsyntenin-1-like isoform X3 — MYFRRHKLPASIVGLVLGLLCAVEAAKVNKHKPWIETTYHGIVTENDDKVLLDPPLIALDKDAPLRYAESFEVTVTKEGEICGFRIHGQNVPFEAVVLDKSTGEGVIRAKDKLDCELQKEHTFTIQAYDCGEGPDGANMKKSHKATVHIQVNDINEYSPVFKEKSYKATIIEGKTYDSILKVDAVDADCSFQFSQICSYEIVTPDVPFTIDKDGYIKNTEKLNYSKERMYKLTVTAYDCGKNRASEDVLVKISIKPTCKPGWQGWSKRMEYEPGTGSLALFPSMHLETCEEPITSIQASIELETSHIGKGCDRDTYSEKSLHRLCGASAGTVELLPAPSSSSNWTVGLPTDNGHDSDQVFEFNGTQAIKVPEGLVKTSLSEPFTISVWMRHGPGAREKETVLCNSDKTEMNRHHYSLYVHNCRLVFLLRQDPAESENYKPAEFHWKLDQVCDKEWHHYVLNVEFPTVALYVDGATFEPFLVTEDYPLHASKIETQLTVGACWQGGSARMSQFFRGNLAGLMIRSGKLESKKVIDCLYTCKEGLDVQLPEEVATAVKVQFNPNQSSLTLEGDDIESFDKVMQHISYLNSRQFPTPGIRHLRVSTTVKCFNEETCISVPDAEGYVMVLQPEEPKISLSGIDHFARGAPEFESPEGVTLFPELRIVSTITREVEAEAEAEGEDDPTVQESVVSEEIVHNLDTCEVTVVGDDLDGEHESIEVDLAQVQQHGLEMSSSNVGVILTGVNTMASYEEVLHLIRYRNWHTEALFDRKFKLVCSELNGRYISNDFKVEVNVIHTASPIEHANNVMMQPQFINPMQHASVDLSGHNLVNAHQASVVPSAATIVIVVCVSFLVFMIILGVFRIRAAHQRSMRDQENGKENEMDWDDSALTITVNPMETYEDQHSSEDEEEEEEESEDGEEEDDITSAESESSEDEGAGEPEDQQGTSRQQQLEWDDSTLTY; from the exons TCAATAAGCATAAACCCTGGATTGAGACTACGTATCATGGCATTGTAACAGAAAATGATGACAAAGTCCTCCTGGACCCTCCCTTGATAGCCCTGGATAAAGACGCCCCTCTGCGCTATGCGG AGAGTTTTGAGGTGACCGTCACCAAAGAAG GTGAGATATGCGGCTTCAGGATTCACGGGCAGAACGTCCCGTTTGAGGCGGTGGTGCTGGACAAGTCCACCGGCGAGGGGGTCATCCGGGCCAAGGACAAGCTGGACTGCGAGCTGCAGAAGGAGCACACCTTCACCATCCAGGCCTACGACTGTGGGGAGGGCCCCGACGGAGCCAACATGAAGAAGTCCCACAA GGCCACCGTCCACATCCAGGTGAATGACATCAACGAGTACTCGCCGGTGTTCAAGGAGAAGTCATACAAGGCCACCATCATCGAGGGAAAGACCTACGACAGCATCCTGAAGGTGGATGCGGTGGATGCGGACTGCTCCTTCCAGTTCAGCCAGATCTGCAGCTATGAAATCGTCACCCCCGACGTCCCCTTCACCATCGACAAGGATG GCTACataaagaacacagaaaaactgaacTACAGCAAAGAGCGAATGTACAAGCTGACGGTGACGGCCTACGACTGTGGAAAGAACCGCGCCTCCGAGGACGTCCTCGTCAAGATCAGCATCAAACCTACCTGCAAACCTGGCTGGCAAG ggtggagcAAGAGAATGGAGTATGAGCCTGGCACTGGAAGCCTGGCcctgtttcccagcatgcacttggAGACCTGCGAGGAGCCAATCACCTCCATCCAGGCCAGCATTGAGCTGGAGACCAGTCACATTGGAAAGGGCTGTGACAGAGACACATACTCGGAGAAATCACTACACAGGCTGTGTG GTGCCAGCGCAGGGACAGTGGAGCTGCTGCCTGCCCCCAGCAGCTCCTCCAACTGGACGGTGGGTCTGCCCACGGACAACGGCCACGACAGCGACCAGGTGTTCGAGTTCAACGGCACGCAGGCTATCAAGGTCCCCGAGGGCCTGGTGAAGACCAGCTTGAGCGAGCCCTTCACCATCTCTGTGTGGATGCGGCACGGCCCTGGGGCCAGGGAGAAGGAGACCGTCCTCTGCAACTCTGACAAGACAG AGATGAACCGCCACCATTACTCCCTCTATGTGCACAACTGCCGCCTGGTGTTCCTCCTGCGGCAGGACCCCGCCGAGTCGGAGAACTACAAGCCGGCCGAGTTCCACTGGAAGCTGGACCAG GTGTGTGACAAAGAGTGGCACCACTATGTGCTGAACGTTGAGTTCCCCACTGTGGCCCTGTACGTGGATGGTGCGACCTTTGAACCCTTCCTGGTGACCGAGGACTACCCTCTGCACGCTTCCAAAATCGAAACCCAGCTCACAGTCGGAGCCTGCTGGCAAG GGGGCAGCGCGCGCATGTCACAGTTCTTCCGGGGAAACCTGGCCGGGCTCATGATCCGGTCCGGGAAGCTGGAGAGCAAGAAGGTGATCGACTGCCTGTACACCTGCAAGGAGGGGCTGGATGTGCAGCTGCCTGAGGAAGTGGCCACCGCCGTcaag GTGCAGTTTAATCCCAACCAGTCCTCTCTGACCCTGGAGGGGGATGACATTGAGAGCTTCGACAAGGTCATGCAGCACATCTCCTACCTCAACTCACGGCAGTTTCCCACGCCAGGCATCCGACACCTCAGAGTCTCCACCACCGTCAA GTGCTTTAATGAGGAGACGTGCATCTCGGTGCCGGATGCGGAGGGGTATGTGATGGTGCTGCAGCCCGAGGAGCCCAAGATCAGCCTGAGCGGCATCGACCACTTCGCCCGCGGCGCCCCCGAGTTCGAGAGCCCCGAGGGCGTGACCCTCTTCCCCGAGCTCCGCATCGTCAGCACCATCACCCGCGAGGTGGAGGCCGAGGCcgaggctgagggagaggacgACCCCACAG TGCAAGAGTCGGTGGTGTCAGAGGAGATCGTGCACAACCTGGACACGTGCGAGGTGACGGTGGTCGGGGACGATCTGGACGGCGAGCACGAGAGCATAGAGGTGGACCTGGCCCAGGTGCAGCAACACGGCCTGGAGATGAGCTCCTCCAACGTGGGCGTGATCCTCACAG gtGTTAACACCATGGCCAGCTACGAGGAAGTGCTGCACCTGATCCGCTATAGGAACTGGCACACAGAGGCCCTCTTTGACAGGAAGTTCAAGCTGGTCTGCTCCGAGCTCAACGGCCGCTACATCAGCAATGACTTCAAGGTTGAG GTGAATGTGATCCACACAGCCAGCCCCATTGAGCACGCCAACAACGTCATGATGCAGCCACAGTTCATCAACCCCATGCAGCACGCCTCTGTGGACCTGTCTGGACACAACCTGGTCAACGCTCACCAGGCCTCAG TGGTCCCTAGCGCCGCCACCATCGTCATCGTGGTGTGCGTCAGCTTCCTGGTGTTCATGATCATCCTGGGAGTGTTCCGCATCCGCGCCGCCCACCAGCGATCCATGAGGGACCAGGAGAACGGCAAGGAGAACGAGATGGACTGGGACGACTCCGCCCTGACCATCACGGTCAACCCCATGGAG ACGTACGAAGATCAACACAGcagtgaggatgaggaggaagaagaggaggagagtgaggacggggaggaagaggatgacATCACCAGCGCGGAGTCGGAGAGCAGCGAGGACGAGGGCGCCGGCGAGCCCGAGGACCAGCAGGGGACcagcaggcagcagcagctggagtgGGACGACTCCACACTCACCTACTGA